In one window of Helianthus annuus cultivar XRQ/B chromosome 17, HanXRQr2.0-SUNRISE, whole genome shotgun sequence DNA:
- the LOC110926367 gene encoding phosphatidylinositol 3-kinase, root isoform isoform X1: protein MTGNEFRFFLSCDINLPLTFRIEKLEGHLSSTNTSSPADRGVEDKKPELYVECALYIDGAPFGLPMRTRLESSGPPFCWGELITLSTKYRDLTANSQLAVTVWDVSCGKNEGVVGGATIRLFNVKKQLRTGKHKLRLWQGKEADGSIHSTTPGKVPKEERGELERLEKLVNKYERGLIQRVDWLDRLAFKAMEKIKDLESSKNGSSHLYVIIDFCSFEHRVVLQESGPNLLIPASITSTNELVTVWDPEVGKINPSEHKQLKLARSLNRGIIDRDLKPSSNERKSIQRILKYPPTRTLSGDERQLLWKFRFSLMSEKRALTKFLRCVEWSDLQEAKQAIELMGRWEMIDVCDALELLSPVFESEEVRAHAVRVLERADDEELQCYLLHLVQALRFERSDKSCLSQFLVQRSLSNIEIASFLRWYVAVELRDPAYAKRFYSTYEMLEENMIKLGMGARDGGDVFRLWQSLVRQTELTAQLCSITRDVRNVRGGTQKKIEKLRRLLSGLLSELTYFEEPIRSPLAPTVLITGIIPSDSSIFKSALHPLRLAFRTSDGGCLKIIFKKGDDLRQDQLVVQMVSLMDRLLKLENLDLHLTPYRVLATGHDEGMMEFIPSKTLAQILSEHRSITSYLQKFHPDEEGPFGITATCLETFIKSCAGYSVITYILGIGDRHLDNLLLRDDGRLFHVDFGFILGRDPKPFPPPMKLCKEMVEAMGGAESQYYTRFKSYCCEAYNILRKSSNLILNLFHLMAGSNIPDIASDPEKGILKLQEKFRLDLDDEECIHFFQDLINESVSALFPQMVETIHRWAQYWR, encoded by the exons TGTGCTTTGTACATTGATGGCGCTCCGTTTGGGCTTCCCATGAGAACTAG GCTAGAATCTTCCGGTCCACCATTTTGCTGGGGTGAACTAATTACATTGAGTACCAAATATCGAGACTTGACTGCCAACTCTCAACTTGCAGTAACT GTTTGGGATGTTTCATGTGGGAAAAATGAGGGTGTGGTTGGTGGGGCAACTATCCGTCTCTTTAACGTGAAAAAACAACTCCGAACGGGGAAGCACAAACTTAGGCTTTGGCAAGGCAAGGAAGCGGATGGATCGATTCACTCTACTACTCCCGGAAAG GTTCCTAAAGAGGAGCGCGGGGAACTGGAGCGTTTGGAGAAGCTTGTGAATAAGTATGAAAGAGGGCTTATCCAGCGAGTCGATTGGTTGGACCGTCTTGCTTTTAAAGCTATGGAAAAAATCAAGGACCTTGAAAGCAGTAAAAACGGAAGCTCTCATTTGTATGTTATTATTGATTTCTGCAGTTTTGAACATCGTGTTGTTCTTCAG GAATCGGGGCCGAATTTGTTAATACCGGCATCCATAACCTCAACTAATGAACTGGTTACTGTGTGGGACCCGGAAGTGGGGAAAATCAACCCTTCCGAGCACAAGCAACTGAAGCTGGCAAGGAGTTTGAATCGTGGTATTATTGATAGAGATCTTAAGCCCAGTTCTAATGAAAGGAA GTCAATACAAAGGATATTAAAGTACCCACCAACACGAACATTAAGTGGAGATGAGAGACAGTTGTTGTGGAAATTTCGCTTCTCATTAATGTCAGAGAAACGGGCTCTAACAAAGTTTTTGCGTTGTGTTGAGTGGAGTGATCTTCAG GAAGCAAAGCAGGCCATTGAATTGATGGGTAGGTGGGAAATGATCGATGTATGTGATGCATTAGAGCTGTTATCTCCTGTTTTCGAGAGTGAGGAG GTTCGTGCACATGCTGTCCGTGTTCTCGAAAGAGCTGACGATGAAGAACTCCAGTGTTATTTACTtcatctggttcaagctttgcgGTTTGAACGCTCTGATAAATCTTGTCTTTCTCAATTTCTCGTGCAACGTT CATTATCCAACATCGAAATTGCTAGCTTCCTTAGGTGGTATGTTGCTGTTGAACTTCGTGATCCTGCTTATGCAAAACGTTTCTATTCTACCTACGAAATGCTGGAAGAAAATATGATAAAG TTGGGAATGGGGGCCCGTGACGGTGGGGACGTCTTTCGGTTATGGCAGAGTCTCGTTCGCCAGACGGAACTAACAGCTCAGCTTTGTTCTATAACGAGAGACGTGAGAAACGTACGAGGCGGAACTCAAAAGAAGATCGAAAAGCTCCGGCGTCTGCTTTCTGGCCTTCTTAGCGAACTTACGTACTTTGAGGAG CCTATACGATCACCTTTGGCACCTACTGTTCTTATCACCGGTATTATTCCATCGGATTCATCAATATTTAAAAGTGCGTTGCATCCTTTACGCCTTGCGTTTAGAACATCTGACGGTGGATGTTTGAAGATCATTTTCAAGAAAGGGGATGATCTTCGACAGGATCAGTTG GTTGTTCAAATGGTATCACTTATGGACCGTTTGCTTAAACTGGAAAATCTTGATCTACATTTAACACCTTACAGGGTGTTAGCCACTGGCCATGATGAAGGCATGATGGAATTCATACCATCCAAGACGTTAGCTCAG ATTCTTTCAGAGCACCGAAGTATCACAAGCTACTTGCAGAAGTTTCATCCGGATGAAGAGGGACCGTTTGGGATTACTGCCACGTGTCTTGAAACGTTCATTAAAAGTTGTGCTGGCTACTCGGTGATCACATACATACTCGGCATTGGAGACAG GCACCTTGATAATCTTCTACTTAGGGATGATGGGCGCCTTTTTCATGTTGATTTCGGTTTTATTTTGGGTCGTGATCCAAAGCCATTCCCGCCACCTATGAAGCTTTGCAAAGAAATGGTGGAGGCTATGGGTGGAGCAGAAAG CCAATATTATACGAGGTTCAAATCCTATTGTTGCGAGGCATATAACATCCTTCGCAAATCGAGTAACTTAATATTGAACCTCTTTCATCTGATGGCTGGCTCTAACATTCCAGATATAGCTTCGGATCCTGAAAAAGGCATTTTAAAG CTTCAAGAGAAGTTTCGGTTGGACTTGGATGATGAAGAGTGTATACATTTCTTCCAGGATCTTATTAACGAGAGTGTTAGCGCGTTGTTCCCACAAATGGTTGAGACCATTCACCGGTGGGCACAGTACTGGAGATGA
- the LOC110926367 gene encoding phosphatidylinositol 3-kinase, root isoform isoform X2 has product MTGNEFRFFLSCDINLPLTFRIEKLEGHLSSTNTSSPDRGVEDKKPELYVECALYIDGAPFGLPMRTRLESSGPPFCWGELITLSTKYRDLTANSQLAVTVWDVSCGKNEGVVGGATIRLFNVKKQLRTGKHKLRLWQGKEADGSIHSTTPGKVPKEERGELERLEKLVNKYERGLIQRVDWLDRLAFKAMEKIKDLESSKNGSSHLYVIIDFCSFEHRVVLQESGPNLLIPASITSTNELVTVWDPEVGKINPSEHKQLKLARSLNRGIIDRDLKPSSNERKSIQRILKYPPTRTLSGDERQLLWKFRFSLMSEKRALTKFLRCVEWSDLQEAKQAIELMGRWEMIDVCDALELLSPVFESEEVRAHAVRVLERADDEELQCYLLHLVQALRFERSDKSCLSQFLVQRSLSNIEIASFLRWYVAVELRDPAYAKRFYSTYEMLEENMIKLGMGARDGGDVFRLWQSLVRQTELTAQLCSITRDVRNVRGGTQKKIEKLRRLLSGLLSELTYFEEPIRSPLAPTVLITGIIPSDSSIFKSALHPLRLAFRTSDGGCLKIIFKKGDDLRQDQLVVQMVSLMDRLLKLENLDLHLTPYRVLATGHDEGMMEFIPSKTLAQILSEHRSITSYLQKFHPDEEGPFGITATCLETFIKSCAGYSVITYILGIGDRHLDNLLLRDDGRLFHVDFGFILGRDPKPFPPPMKLCKEMVEAMGGAESQYYTRFKSYCCEAYNILRKSSNLILNLFHLMAGSNIPDIASDPEKGILKLQEKFRLDLDDEECIHFFQDLINESVSALFPQMVETIHRWAQYWR; this is encoded by the exons TGTGCTTTGTACATTGATGGCGCTCCGTTTGGGCTTCCCATGAGAACTAG GCTAGAATCTTCCGGTCCACCATTTTGCTGGGGTGAACTAATTACATTGAGTACCAAATATCGAGACTTGACTGCCAACTCTCAACTTGCAGTAACT GTTTGGGATGTTTCATGTGGGAAAAATGAGGGTGTGGTTGGTGGGGCAACTATCCGTCTCTTTAACGTGAAAAAACAACTCCGAACGGGGAAGCACAAACTTAGGCTTTGGCAAGGCAAGGAAGCGGATGGATCGATTCACTCTACTACTCCCGGAAAG GTTCCTAAAGAGGAGCGCGGGGAACTGGAGCGTTTGGAGAAGCTTGTGAATAAGTATGAAAGAGGGCTTATCCAGCGAGTCGATTGGTTGGACCGTCTTGCTTTTAAAGCTATGGAAAAAATCAAGGACCTTGAAAGCAGTAAAAACGGAAGCTCTCATTTGTATGTTATTATTGATTTCTGCAGTTTTGAACATCGTGTTGTTCTTCAG GAATCGGGGCCGAATTTGTTAATACCGGCATCCATAACCTCAACTAATGAACTGGTTACTGTGTGGGACCCGGAAGTGGGGAAAATCAACCCTTCCGAGCACAAGCAACTGAAGCTGGCAAGGAGTTTGAATCGTGGTATTATTGATAGAGATCTTAAGCCCAGTTCTAATGAAAGGAA GTCAATACAAAGGATATTAAAGTACCCACCAACACGAACATTAAGTGGAGATGAGAGACAGTTGTTGTGGAAATTTCGCTTCTCATTAATGTCAGAGAAACGGGCTCTAACAAAGTTTTTGCGTTGTGTTGAGTGGAGTGATCTTCAG GAAGCAAAGCAGGCCATTGAATTGATGGGTAGGTGGGAAATGATCGATGTATGTGATGCATTAGAGCTGTTATCTCCTGTTTTCGAGAGTGAGGAG GTTCGTGCACATGCTGTCCGTGTTCTCGAAAGAGCTGACGATGAAGAACTCCAGTGTTATTTACTtcatctggttcaagctttgcgGTTTGAACGCTCTGATAAATCTTGTCTTTCTCAATTTCTCGTGCAACGTT CATTATCCAACATCGAAATTGCTAGCTTCCTTAGGTGGTATGTTGCTGTTGAACTTCGTGATCCTGCTTATGCAAAACGTTTCTATTCTACCTACGAAATGCTGGAAGAAAATATGATAAAG TTGGGAATGGGGGCCCGTGACGGTGGGGACGTCTTTCGGTTATGGCAGAGTCTCGTTCGCCAGACGGAACTAACAGCTCAGCTTTGTTCTATAACGAGAGACGTGAGAAACGTACGAGGCGGAACTCAAAAGAAGATCGAAAAGCTCCGGCGTCTGCTTTCTGGCCTTCTTAGCGAACTTACGTACTTTGAGGAG CCTATACGATCACCTTTGGCACCTACTGTTCTTATCACCGGTATTATTCCATCGGATTCATCAATATTTAAAAGTGCGTTGCATCCTTTACGCCTTGCGTTTAGAACATCTGACGGTGGATGTTTGAAGATCATTTTCAAGAAAGGGGATGATCTTCGACAGGATCAGTTG GTTGTTCAAATGGTATCACTTATGGACCGTTTGCTTAAACTGGAAAATCTTGATCTACATTTAACACCTTACAGGGTGTTAGCCACTGGCCATGATGAAGGCATGATGGAATTCATACCATCCAAGACGTTAGCTCAG ATTCTTTCAGAGCACCGAAGTATCACAAGCTACTTGCAGAAGTTTCATCCGGATGAAGAGGGACCGTTTGGGATTACTGCCACGTGTCTTGAAACGTTCATTAAAAGTTGTGCTGGCTACTCGGTGATCACATACATACTCGGCATTGGAGACAG GCACCTTGATAATCTTCTACTTAGGGATGATGGGCGCCTTTTTCATGTTGATTTCGGTTTTATTTTGGGTCGTGATCCAAAGCCATTCCCGCCACCTATGAAGCTTTGCAAAGAAATGGTGGAGGCTATGGGTGGAGCAGAAAG CCAATATTATACGAGGTTCAAATCCTATTGTTGCGAGGCATATAACATCCTTCGCAAATCGAGTAACTTAATATTGAACCTCTTTCATCTGATGGCTGGCTCTAACATTCCAGATATAGCTTCGGATCCTGAAAAAGGCATTTTAAAG CTTCAAGAGAAGTTTCGGTTGGACTTGGATGATGAAGAGTGTATACATTTCTTCCAGGATCTTATTAACGAGAGTGTTAGCGCGTTGTTCCCACAAATGGTTGAGACCATTCACCGGTGGGCACAGTACTGGAGATGA
- the LOC110926134 gene encoding ADP-ribosylation factor 2 isoform X1, which yields MDSKFPFFSPLPDFPDDEDSSSSDGSLIFFQNLIQQAEELLDTASSSKNAGIVNSKRMGLTFTKLFSRLFAKKEMRILMVGLDAAGKTTILYKLKLGEIVTTIPTIGFNVETVEYKNISFTVWDVGGQDKIRPLWRHYFQNTQGLIFVVDSNDRDRVVEARDELHRMLNEDELRDAVLLVFANKQDLPNAMNAAEITDKLGLHSLRQRHWYIQSTCATSGEGLYEGLDWLSNNIANKA from the exons atggattccaagttccCGTTTTTTTCTCCCCTGCCTGACTTTCCCGACGATGAAGATTCATCGTCAAGCGATGGTAGtttaattttcttccaaaatctcatccaacaagcggaggagctactagacacggcatcgtctagtaaaaacgcgg GGATCGTCAATAGCAAGAGGATGGGGCTAACTTTCACCAAGCTCTTCAGCCGGCTCTTTGCCAAGAAAGAGATGCGTATATTGATGGTTGGTCTCGATGCGGCTGGTAAGACAACCATTTTGTACAAGCTCAAGCTCGGCGAGATTGTGACAACTATTCCTACCATAG GTTTTAATGTGGAGACCGTTGAGTACAAAAACATTAGCTTCACAGTGTGGGATGTCGGGGGTCAGGACAAG ATTCGTCCATTGTGGAGGCACTATTTCCAGAACACCCAGGGTCTTATCTTTGTGGTTGATAGCAACGACAGGGACAGAGTTGTTGAGGCAAGAGATGAATTGCACAGGATGTTGAATGAA GATGAGTTGAGAGATGCAGTTCTCCTTGTGTTTGCTAACAAACAAGATCTCCCAAATGCAATGAACGCTGCTGAAATCACCGATAAGCTTGGTCTCCACTCTCTCCGACAGCGCCACTG GTACATCCAGAGCACTTGTGCAACCTCCGGAGAAGGACTTTACGAAGGATTGGACTGGCTTTCCAACAACATAGCAAACAAG GCATGA
- the LOC110926134 gene encoding ADP-ribosylation factor 2 isoform X2: MGLTFTKLFSRLFAKKEMRILMVGLDAAGKTTILYKLKLGEIVTTIPTIGFNVETVEYKNISFTVWDVGGQDKIRPLWRHYFQNTQGLIFVVDSNDRDRVVEARDELHRMLNEDELRDAVLLVFANKQDLPNAMNAAEITDKLGLHSLRQRHWYIQSTCATSGEGLYEGLDWLSNNIANKA; this comes from the exons ATGGGGCTAACTTTCACCAAGCTCTTCAGCCGGCTCTTTGCCAAGAAAGAGATGCGTATATTGATGGTTGGTCTCGATGCGGCTGGTAAGACAACCATTTTGTACAAGCTCAAGCTCGGCGAGATTGTGACAACTATTCCTACCATAG GTTTTAATGTGGAGACCGTTGAGTACAAAAACATTAGCTTCACAGTGTGGGATGTCGGGGGTCAGGACAAG ATTCGTCCATTGTGGAGGCACTATTTCCAGAACACCCAGGGTCTTATCTTTGTGGTTGATAGCAACGACAGGGACAGAGTTGTTGAGGCAAGAGATGAATTGCACAGGATGTTGAATGAA GATGAGTTGAGAGATGCAGTTCTCCTTGTGTTTGCTAACAAACAAGATCTCCCAAATGCAATGAACGCTGCTGAAATCACCGATAAGCTTGGTCTCCACTCTCTCCGACAGCGCCACTG GTACATCCAGAGCACTTGTGCAACCTCCGGAGAAGGACTTTACGAAGGATTGGACTGGCTTTCCAACAACATAGCAAACAAG GCATGA